The following proteins are co-located in the Streptomyces sp. NBC_00435 genome:
- the tesB gene encoding acyl-CoA thioesterase II, producing MNEALTTLLDLLDLEQIEENIFRGTSRSAVVPRVFGGQVAAQALVAAGRTVPEDRTAHSLHSYFLRAGDPGAPIVYSVDRIRDGRSFTTRRVVAVQHGQPIFHLSASFQTYEDGLDHQSAMPDAPDPETLPTAAEALPLYRDVFRDPGTVERLLDARGAVDLRYATVPPWGSVGEPVEPRSQVWFRTAGKLESDDPLLHTCLATYVSDMTLLDSVLLAHGRGGWAVGDVVGASLDHAMWFHRPFRADEWLLYDQESPSSAAGRGLGQARIWTQDGRLVVTVIQEGVVRVPRA from the coding sequence ATGAACGAGGCACTGACGACGCTCCTCGATCTGCTCGACCTGGAGCAGATCGAGGAGAACATCTTCCGCGGTACCAGCCGTTCGGCGGTGGTACCGCGGGTGTTCGGCGGCCAGGTCGCGGCCCAGGCCCTGGTCGCGGCCGGCCGCACGGTGCCCGAGGACCGCACCGCGCACTCGCTGCACTCGTACTTCCTGCGCGCCGGGGACCCGGGCGCGCCGATCGTGTACTCGGTCGACCGGATCCGCGACGGCCGCTCCTTCACCACGCGCCGGGTCGTCGCCGTCCAGCACGGCCAGCCGATCTTCCACCTCTCCGCGTCCTTCCAGACGTACGAGGACGGCCTCGACCACCAGAGCGCGATGCCCGACGCGCCCGATCCGGAGACCCTGCCGACGGCCGCCGAGGCGCTCCCGCTCTACCGGGACGTCTTCCGCGACCCCGGCACGGTGGAACGGCTCCTCGACGCGCGCGGCGCGGTGGACCTGCGGTACGCCACGGTCCCGCCCTGGGGCAGCGTCGGCGAGCCGGTCGAGCCGCGTTCGCAGGTGTGGTTCCGTACCGCCGGCAAGCTGGAGAGCGACGACCCGCTCCTGCACACCTGCCTGGCCACGTACGTCTCCGACATGACCCTGCTCGATTCCGTACTGCTCGCGCACGGGCGCGGCGGGTGGGCGGTCGGTGACGTGGTCGGGGCCTCGCTGGACCACGCGATGTGGTTCCACCGGCCGTTCCGTGCCGACGAGTGGCTGCTGTACGACCAGGAGTCACCCTCGTCGGCGGCCGGCCGGGGGCTCGGCCAGGCCCGGATCTGGACCCAGGACGGGCGGCTGGTCGTGACGGTCATCCAGGAGGGCGTGGTGCGCGTCCCGCGCGCGTAG
- a CDS encoding cation diffusion facilitator family transporter, translating to MSSSGGSEDESVGTVLVAVVTNLGIAAAKAVGGVISGSSAMLSEAAHSVADTVTEVMLLAALKRSAKPADEAHPLGYGPERYIWALLASIATFIGGAVFAIYDGIHTLIHGEDPGNPTISYIILGVAALLEGYSLLVAWRQVKGEAERMRAPLGLYVKHTPDTAVKAVLLENVAALIGLALAAGGLLGAQLTGSGMYDGLASLAIGLLLVWVAWELGRSNAQYLIGRPLPAEMRAQVREELLSVLHIEGVLELTTLVQGPAEVLIAAKVDFHDLASARQVEAACEEAEAQLRERFPAIRRVYLDPTPTQVPPPEPAAAPPTPAGGP from the coding sequence ATGTCCAGCAGCGGTGGAAGCGAAGACGAAAGCGTCGGGACGGTCCTCGTCGCCGTGGTCACGAACCTCGGCATCGCGGCGGCCAAGGCGGTCGGCGGGGTCATCAGCGGATCGAGCGCGATGCTCTCCGAGGCCGCGCACTCGGTGGCCGACACGGTGACCGAGGTGATGCTGCTGGCCGCGCTGAAGCGCAGCGCGAAGCCCGCGGACGAGGCCCACCCGCTCGGGTACGGGCCGGAGCGGTACATCTGGGCGCTGCTGGCGTCGATCGCCACCTTCATCGGCGGCGCGGTGTTCGCGATCTACGACGGCATCCACACGCTGATCCACGGGGAGGACCCGGGCAATCCGACGATCTCCTACATCATCCTCGGCGTGGCCGCCCTCCTGGAGGGCTACTCGCTGCTGGTCGCCTGGAGGCAGGTCAAGGGTGAGGCGGAGCGGATGCGGGCCCCGCTGGGGCTGTACGTGAAGCACACTCCGGACACGGCGGTGAAGGCCGTCCTGCTGGAGAACGTCGCCGCGCTGATCGGCCTGGCGCTGGCGGCGGGCGGCCTGCTGGGGGCGCAGCTCACCGGGTCCGGCATGTACGACGGTCTGGCCTCGCTGGCGATCGGACTGCTGCTGGTGTGGGTGGCCTGGGAGCTGGGGAGGTCGAACGCGCAGTACCTGATCGGGCGGCCACTGCCCGCCGAGATGCGGGCCCAGGTGCGGGAGGAGCTGCTGTCCGTGCTGCACATCGAGGGCGTGCTGGAGCTCACCACGCTGGTGCAGGGGCCGGCGGAGGTGCTGATCGCGGCGAAGGTCGACTTCCACGACCTGGCATCGGCCCGGCAGGTGGAGGCGGCGTGCGAGGAGGCGGAGGCGCAGCTGCGGGAGCGGTTCCCGGCGATCCGCCGGGTGTACCTGGACCCGACGCCCACGCAGGTCCCGCCGCCGGAACCCGCCGCCGCTCCCCCTACTCCTGCGGGCGGGCCTTGA
- a CDS encoding MarR family winged helix-turn-helix transcriptional regulator yields the protein MAHNDLTLGGLTPRDHAFYGLVWAGTTLTARVDQALTRRHDLPLSWFEVMLWLRSRSEPVAPSELGARTLLSRSQVSRVTDSLQARGLVERIPSPTDARSIRVALTDAGHRAFAEADATRREALAEVFDDRLDDEDIAALEAVWAKLKARPQE from the coding sequence ATGGCGCACAACGACCTCACCCTGGGCGGTCTCACCCCCCGCGACCACGCCTTCTACGGGCTCGTCTGGGCGGGCACCACCCTCACCGCCCGGGTGGACCAGGCGCTGACCCGCCGCCACGACCTGCCGTTGTCCTGGTTCGAGGTCATGCTGTGGCTGCGGTCCCGGTCCGAGCCCGTCGCCCCCTCCGAACTGGGGGCCAGGACCCTGCTCAGCCGCAGTCAGGTCTCGCGCGTCACCGACTCGCTCCAGGCCCGCGGCCTCGTCGAGCGGATACCGTCCCCGACCGACGCCCGCTCGATCCGCGTGGCCCTCACCGACGCCGGCCACCGCGCCTTCGCCGAGGCCGACGCCACCCGCCGCGAGGCGCTGGCCGAGGTCTTCGACGACCGCCTCGACGACGAGGACATCGCCGCGCTCGAAGCGGTCTGGGCCAAGCTCAAGGCCCGCCCGCAGGAGTAG
- a CDS encoding SDR family NAD(P)-dependent oxidoreductase, which yields MNPTTPTTRKTVLITGTSSGIGLAAAVAAAAAGWHTVATMRDTGRADALLKAAAEAGVSDLVQVKRLDVTDAASVNGCVAEVVAEHGRLDAVVNNAGAGSVGTIEQQGMEPVRSAMEVNYFGVVELTRAALPHLRASGGRVITVTSVGGVVGQPFNEFYCAAKFAVEGFMESLAPVAATVGVGVTVVEPGAVASEFVTSLQLDAPAMLAAAGPYAPALKAYIERTTQSFAGAQTSAEAAAPIVAALTAERAPFRVQTSDWAREFVAPKLADLDGSAVQTLTGGWLR from the coding sequence ATGAACCCCACGACCCCCACGACCCGCAAGACCGTCCTGATCACCGGCACCTCCTCCGGCATCGGCCTCGCCGCCGCCGTGGCCGCCGCCGCGGCCGGCTGGCACACCGTCGCCACCATGCGCGACACCGGCCGCGCCGACGCCCTGCTCAAGGCCGCCGCGGAGGCCGGGGTGTCCGACCTCGTCCAGGTGAAGCGCCTCGACGTCACCGACGCCGCGTCCGTCAACGGCTGCGTGGCCGAGGTCGTCGCCGAGCACGGCCGGCTCGACGCGGTGGTGAACAACGCCGGCGCGGGCTCCGTGGGCACCATCGAGCAGCAGGGCATGGAGCCGGTCCGCTCCGCCATGGAGGTCAACTACTTCGGCGTCGTCGAGCTCACCCGCGCCGCCCTCCCCCACCTGCGCGCGAGCGGCGGCCGCGTCATCACGGTCACCAGCGTCGGCGGAGTGGTCGGGCAGCCGTTCAACGAGTTCTACTGCGCGGCCAAGTTCGCCGTCGAGGGGTTCATGGAATCACTCGCGCCGGTCGCCGCCACCGTCGGCGTCGGGGTCACCGTCGTCGAACCGGGCGCCGTGGCCAGCGAGTTCGTCACCAGCCTGCAGCTCGACGCCCCGGCCATGCTGGCCGCGGCGGGCCCGTACGCCCCGGCGCTGAAGGCCTACATCGAGCGCACCACGCAGTCCTTCGCCGGCGCGCAGACCTCCGCGGAGGCGGCCGCCCCGATCGTCGCTGCGCTGACCGCGGAGCGCGCGCCGTTCCGCGTCCAGACCTCGGACTGGGCCCGCGAGTTCGTCGCCCCGAAGCTCGCCGACCTCGACGGCTCGGCCGTCCAGACCCTCACGGGCGGCTGGCTGCGCTGA
- a CDS encoding phosphatase, whose translation MGRMPKPIETPVPSRAELVDHLVRTRIAGQVATPRENNLSHYRKLANGDRHYWLGLELGDRWSDEQDVLAVMAERCGVVDDPGHRVGQDIIDPELTVAGLDRLAARLRKAALDRQSVLLATGHPGGLLDVHRATADALRAAGCEIVVIPAGLVADEGSVWQFADIAVLERGATLWHTHSPEPMAAILDALAAHGRPQPDLVVADHGWAGCAAQRGLDAVGYADCNDPALFLAEAEGTLQVAIPLDDHVRDPRFYDPMVAYLLDAAGLL comes from the coding sequence ATGGGCCGCATGCCGAAGCCGATAGAGACGCCCGTACCCAGCCGCGCCGAGCTCGTCGACCATCTGGTCCGGACGCGGATCGCGGGGCAGGTGGCCACCCCGCGCGAGAACAACCTGTCCCACTACCGCAAGCTCGCCAACGGCGACCGGCACTACTGGCTCGGCCTGGAGCTGGGCGACCGCTGGAGCGACGAGCAGGACGTGCTCGCGGTCATGGCGGAGCGCTGCGGGGTCGTGGACGACCCCGGGCACCGCGTCGGCCAGGACATCATCGACCCGGAACTGACCGTGGCCGGCCTGGACCGGCTGGCGGCGCGGCTGCGCAAGGCCGCGCTGGACCGGCAGAGCGTGCTGCTGGCGACGGGGCACCCCGGTGGCCTGCTGGACGTGCACCGCGCCACCGCCGACGCGCTGCGCGCGGCCGGCTGCGAGATCGTGGTGATCCCGGCGGGCCTCGTCGCCGACGAGGGCTCGGTGTGGCAGTTCGCCGACATCGCCGTGCTGGAGCGCGGGGCGACGCTGTGGCACACCCACTCCCCGGAGCCGATGGCCGCGATCCTGGACGCGCTGGCGGCGCACGGCCGCCCCCAGCCCGACCTGGTCGTCGCCGACCACGGCTGGGCGGGCTGTGCGGCGCAGCGTGGCCTGGACGCGGTGGGCTACGCCGACTGCAACGACCCCGCGCTCTTCCTGGCGGAGGCCGAAGGCACCCTCCAGGTGGCGATCCCCCTGGACGACCACGTGCGCGACCCGCGCTTCTACGACCCGATGGTGGCCTACCTGCTGGACGCGGCGGGCCTGCTGTAG
- a CDS encoding SACE_7040 family transcriptional regulator yields the protein MSTRAAAPTRREQILSEAARLFAERGFHGVGVDEIGAAVGISGPGLYRHFAGKDAMLAELLVGISERLLTGGRHRVAEAAGDPSGVLASLIDGHIDFALDDRALITLHDRELDRLREADRKLVRQLQRQYVELWVEVVRELHPEVGEAEVRVSVHAVFGLLNSTPHLAALGREATESLLRRLANGAFGALSG from the coding sequence ATGAGCACCAGAGCGGCCGCCCCGACCCGGCGCGAGCAGATCCTCAGCGAGGCTGCCCGCCTCTTCGCGGAGCGCGGATTCCACGGCGTCGGCGTGGACGAGATAGGGGCCGCGGTGGGCATCAGCGGCCCCGGCCTGTACCGCCACTTCGCGGGCAAGGACGCGATGCTCGCGGAGCTGCTCGTCGGCATCAGCGAACGGCTGCTGACCGGCGGCCGCCACCGCGTCGCGGAAGCGGCGGGCGACCCGTCCGGCGTACTCGCCTCGCTGATCGACGGCCACATCGACTTCGCGCTCGACGACCGGGCGCTGATCACCCTCCACGACCGGGAACTGGACCGGCTGCGCGAGGCCGACCGCAAGCTCGTACGGCAGCTGCAGCGCCAGTACGTCGAGCTGTGGGTCGAGGTCGTACGGGAGCTGCACCCCGAGGTGGGCGAGGCGGAGGTGCGGGTCTCGGTGCACGCGGTCTTCGGCCTGCTGAACTCCACCCCCCACCTGGCCGCACTGGGCCGGGAGGCGACGGAGTCGCTGCTGCGACGGCTCGCCAACGGGGCTTTCGGGGCGCTGTCGGGATGA
- a CDS encoding carboxyl transferase domain-containing protein, with protein MQQAPVLTSAADPASDAWRANEAAHRELTEGLRARLEAARLGGGEKARARHTARGKLLPRDRVDALLDPGSPFLELAPLAAEDMYGGAAPAAGVIAGIGRVSGRECVIVANDATVKGGTYYPMTVKKHLRAQEVALENRLPCLYLVDSGGAFLPMQDEVFPDRDHFGRIFYNQARMSGAGIPQIAAVLGSCTAGGAYVPAMSDEAVIVRGQGTIFLGGPPLVKAATGEVVTAEELGGGEVHSRISGVTDHLAEDDAHALRIVRNIVATLPDRGPLPWSVEAPEEPKVDPYGLYGAVPVDSRTPYDAREIIARIVDGSRFQEFKAEFGQTLVTGFARIHGHPVGIIANNGILFSESAQKGAHFIELCDQRGIPLLFLQNISGFMVGRDYEAGGIAKHGAKMVTAVACARVPKLTVVVGGSYGAGNYSMCGRAYSPRFLWMWPNAKISVMGGEQAASVLATVKRDQIEGAGQEWPAEDEEAFKAPVRAQYEAQGNAYYATARLWDDGVIDPMETRQVLGLALTACANAPLSDSGFGIFRM; from the coding sequence ATGCAGCAGGCACCAGTGCTGACGAGCGCCGCAGACCCGGCGTCCGATGCCTGGCGGGCCAACGAGGCCGCCCACCGCGAGCTCACCGAGGGCCTGCGGGCCCGGCTGGAGGCGGCCCGGCTCGGCGGCGGGGAGAAGGCCCGCGCCCGCCACACGGCCCGCGGGAAGCTGCTGCCGCGCGACCGCGTCGACGCCCTCCTGGACCCCGGGTCCCCCTTCCTGGAGCTGGCCCCGCTGGCCGCCGAGGACATGTACGGGGGCGCGGCCCCGGCCGCCGGGGTCATCGCGGGCATCGGCCGGGTCAGCGGCCGCGAGTGCGTGATCGTCGCGAACGACGCCACCGTCAAGGGCGGCACGTACTACCCGATGACCGTCAAGAAGCACCTGCGGGCCCAGGAGGTGGCCCTGGAGAATCGTCTCCCCTGCCTCTACCTGGTCGACTCGGGCGGCGCCTTCCTCCCCATGCAGGACGAGGTCTTCCCCGACCGGGACCACTTCGGCCGCATCTTCTACAACCAGGCCCGCATGTCGGGGGCCGGCATCCCGCAGATCGCCGCCGTCCTCGGCTCCTGCACGGCGGGCGGCGCGTACGTCCCGGCCATGAGCGACGAGGCCGTCATCGTGCGCGGCCAGGGCACGATCTTCCTCGGCGGCCCGCCGCTGGTGAAGGCCGCCACCGGTGAGGTGGTCACGGCCGAGGAGCTGGGCGGCGGCGAGGTCCACTCCCGGATCTCCGGGGTCACCGACCACCTCGCGGAGGACGACGCGCACGCGCTGCGGATCGTACGGAACATCGTGGCGACCCTGCCCGACCGCGGGCCCCTGCCCTGGTCGGTCGAGGCTCCGGAGGAGCCCAAGGTGGACCCGTACGGGCTGTACGGCGCGGTGCCGGTCGACTCGCGCACCCCGTACGACGCCCGCGAGATCATCGCCCGGATCGTGGACGGGTCCCGCTTCCAGGAGTTCAAGGCGGAGTTCGGGCAGACCCTGGTCACCGGCTTCGCCCGGATCCACGGCCACCCGGTCGGCATCATCGCCAACAACGGCATCCTGTTCTCCGAGTCGGCCCAGAAGGGCGCGCACTTCATCGAGCTGTGCGACCAGCGCGGCATCCCGCTGCTCTTCCTCCAGAACATCTCCGGCTTCATGGTCGGCCGGGACTACGAAGCGGGCGGCATCGCCAAGCACGGCGCCAAGATGGTCACGGCCGTGGCCTGCGCCCGGGTACCGAAGCTCACGGTGGTGGTCGGCGGCTCGTACGGCGCGGGCAACTACTCCATGTGCGGGCGGGCGTACTCGCCGCGGTTCCTGTGGATGTGGCCCAACGCCAAGATCTCGGTGATGGGCGGCGAACAGGCCGCGTCCGTCCTCGCCACGGTCAAGCGCGACCAGATCGAGGGCGCGGGCCAGGAGTGGCCGGCCGAGGACGAGGAGGCCTTCAAGGCCCCCGTCCGGGCCCAGTACGAGGCCCAGGGCAACGCCTACTACGCCACGGCGCGGCTGTGGGACGACGGGGTCATCGACCCGATGGAGACCCGGCAGGTGCTGGGACTGGCCCTGACGGCTTGCGCGAACGCTCCCCTGAGCGACTCGGGCTTCGGCATCTTCCGCATGTGA
- a CDS encoding acetyl/propionyl/methylcrotonyl-CoA carboxylase subunit alpha, whose amino-acid sequence MFSTVLVANRGEIAVRVIRTLRELGVRSVAVFSDADADARHVREADTAVRIGPAAAAESYLSVERLLDAARRTGAQAVHPGYGFLAENSAFARACADAGLAFIGPPASAISLMGDKIRAKETVKAAGVPVVPGSSGSGLTDAELVAAAEEIGMPVLLKPSAGGGGKGMRLVRDAALLGEEIASARREARSSFGDDTLLVERWVDRPRHIEIQVLADAHGNVVHLGERECSLQRRHQKVIEEAPSVLLTPELRASMGAAAVEAARSCGYVGAGTVEFIVPGGDPSSYFFMEMNTRLQVEHPVTELITGLDLVEQQLRVAAGAELGFGQSDVVLTGHAIEARVCAEDPARGFLPSGGTVLALSEPNGGSVRTDSGLVAGVDTGSTYDPMLSKVIAYGPDRAAALRVLRGALADTVILGVQTNTGFLRRLLAHPDVASGDLDTGLVERDLPSLLPDGVPDEVFAAAALLAGASSPRPAASRIRGSAPDPGPRTPDGLTSGWLDPFDSANGWRLGGTPAWTVHHFRLPGQDPVTVRTRPAGTGPDTELLLDAAALDGGAGHGTPARGRVVARTPDHVTVELDGVTHRFSHARSPEGTWLGRDGDSWHVQAYDPVEANLRGGTRTGAGTLAAPMPGTVTVVKVAVGDEVTAGQSLLVVEAMKMEHVISAPHAGIVTELDVTPGTTVAMDQVLAVVTPDEEEKSE is encoded by the coding sequence ATGTTCAGCACTGTTCTGGTGGCGAACCGGGGCGAGATCGCGGTACGGGTCATCCGTACCCTGCGGGAGCTCGGCGTACGGTCGGTCGCCGTCTTCAGCGACGCGGACGCGGACGCCCGCCACGTACGGGAGGCCGACACGGCCGTCCGGATCGGCCCGGCGGCGGCCGCCGAGAGCTACCTGTCGGTGGAGCGGCTGCTCGACGCGGCACGGCGTACGGGCGCGCAGGCCGTCCACCCCGGCTACGGCTTCCTCGCGGAGAACTCGGCCTTCGCACGGGCCTGCGCGGACGCCGGGCTGGCCTTCATCGGACCGCCGGCGAGCGCCATCTCCCTGATGGGCGACAAGATCCGGGCCAAGGAGACGGTGAAGGCGGCGGGCGTGCCCGTGGTCCCCGGCTCCTCCGGCAGCGGTCTGACCGACGCCGAACTGGTCGCCGCCGCCGAGGAGATCGGCATGCCGGTGCTGCTGAAGCCCTCGGCGGGCGGCGGCGGCAAGGGCATGCGGCTGGTACGGGACGCGGCGCTGCTGGGCGAGGAGATCGCCTCGGCGCGGCGCGAGGCGCGGTCCTCCTTCGGGGACGACACCCTGCTCGTGGAGCGGTGGGTGGACCGGCCCCGGCACATCGAGATCCAGGTGCTGGCGGACGCGCACGGCAACGTGGTGCACCTGGGCGAGCGCGAGTGCTCGCTGCAGCGGCGCCACCAGAAGGTGATCGAGGAGGCCCCGTCCGTTCTGCTGACGCCGGAGCTGCGGGCCTCGATGGGCGCGGCGGCGGTGGAGGCGGCGCGGTCGTGCGGGTACGTGGGCGCCGGCACGGTGGAGTTCATCGTCCCGGGCGGGGACCCCTCGTCGTACTTCTTCATGGAGATGAACACCCGGCTCCAGGTGGAGCACCCGGTGACGGAGCTGATCACGGGGCTGGACCTGGTGGAACAGCAGCTGCGGGTCGCGGCGGGAGCCGAGCTGGGCTTCGGCCAGTCGGACGTCGTCCTGACCGGGCACGCGATCGAGGCCCGGGTCTGCGCGGAGGACCCGGCGCGGGGGTTCCTGCCGTCCGGCGGCACGGTGTTGGCCCTGTCGGAGCCGAACGGCGGGTCCGTCCGTACGGACTCCGGGCTGGTGGCGGGGGTCGACACCGGATCGACGTACGACCCGATGCTGTCGAAGGTGATCGCGTACGGGCCCGACCGGGCGGCGGCGTTGCGGGTGCTGCGGGGTGCGCTGGCCGACACCGTGATCCTGGGGGTGCAGACCAACACCGGGTTCCTGCGCCGTCTGCTGGCCCACCCCGATGTCGCGTCCGGCGACCTCGACACGGGGCTGGTCGAGCGGGACCTCCCGTCCCTGCTCCCTGATGGCGTGCCGGACGAGGTGTTCGCCGCGGCTGCGCTGCTGGCCGGGGCCTCTTCCCCGCGGCCCGCCGCTTCCCGAATCCGTGGCTCCGCCCCGGACCCCGGTCCTCGAACGCCGGACGGGCTGACATCGGGCTGGCTCGACCCGTTCGACTCCGCCAACGGCTGGCGCCTCGGCGGCACCCCCGCCTGGACGGTCCACCACTTCCGCCTCCCGGGCCAGGACCCGGTCACGGTCCGCACCCGCCCCGCCGGAACGGGCCCGGACACGGAGCTGCTCCTGGACGCGGCCGCACTGGACGGCGGCGCCGGCCACGGCACACCGGCCCGGGGCCGGGTCGTGGCACGCACCCCCGACCACGTAACGGTCGAACTCGACGGGGTCACCCACCGCTTCTCCCACGCCCGCTCCCCCGAAGGGACCTGGCTCGGCCGCGACGGCGACTCCTGGCACGTGCAGGCGTACGACCCGGTCGAGGCGAACCTCCGCGGCGGGACGAGGACCGGCGCCGGAACACTGGCCGCCCCCATGCCCGGCACCGTCACCGTCGTCAAGGTGGCCGTCGGCGACGAGGTCACCGCCGGTCAGAGCCTGCTCGTCGTCGAGGCCATGAAGATGGAGCACGTCATCTCCGCCCCGCACGCCGGCATCGTCACCGAACTCGACGTCACTCCCGGCACCACCGTCGCCATGGACCAGGTCCTGGCCGTGGTCACCCCGGACGAGGAGGAGAAGAGCGAATGA
- a CDS encoding hydroxymethylglutaryl-CoA lyase codes for MNGLPMSFADEGLPARVRIHEVGARDGLQNEKTAVPTHVKAEFVHRLAAAGLTTIEATSFVHPKWVPQLADAEELFPLLADVDAALPVLVPNERGLDRALALGATRIAVFGSATETFASRNLNRTVAESLAMFEPVVARAKEHKAHVRGYLSMCFGDPWEGPVPVHQVVGVAKALLDLGCDELSLGDTIGVATPGHVQTLLSALNEEGVGTDRIGVHFHDTYGQALSNTLAALQHGVTTVDASAGGLGGCPYAKSATGNLATEDLVWMLDGLGIETGVDLAALTATSVWMAEQLGRPSPSRTVRALSHKE; via the coding sequence ATGAACGGGCTCCCGATGAGCTTCGCGGACGAGGGCCTCCCGGCACGCGTCCGCATCCACGAGGTCGGCGCCCGCGACGGGCTGCAGAACGAGAAGACGGCCGTCCCCACCCACGTCAAGGCCGAGTTCGTCCACCGGCTGGCCGCCGCCGGGCTCACCACCATCGAGGCCACGAGCTTCGTGCACCCCAAATGGGTGCCCCAGCTCGCCGACGCCGAGGAACTCTTCCCGCTCCTCGCCGACGTGGACGCCGCGCTGCCCGTCCTCGTGCCCAACGAGCGCGGCCTCGACCGGGCGCTCGCGCTCGGCGCCACCCGTATCGCCGTGTTCGGTTCGGCCACCGAGACGTTCGCCTCCCGCAACCTCAACCGCACCGTCGCCGAGTCACTCGCGATGTTCGAGCCCGTCGTGGCCCGCGCGAAGGAGCACAAGGCGCACGTCCGCGGCTACCTCTCCATGTGCTTCGGCGACCCCTGGGAAGGACCCGTCCCGGTCCACCAGGTGGTCGGCGTGGCCAAGGCCCTGCTCGACCTCGGCTGCGACGAGCTGAGCCTCGGCGACACCATCGGCGTCGCCACCCCGGGGCACGTCCAGACCCTCTTGAGCGCGCTCAACGAGGAGGGCGTGGGTACCGACCGGATCGGTGTGCACTTCCACGACACCTACGGCCAGGCCCTGTCCAACACCCTCGCCGCGCTCCAGCACGGCGTGACCACCGTCGACGCCTCCGCCGGCGGCCTCGGCGGATGCCCGTACGCCAAGAGCGCCACCGGCAATCTCGCGACCGAGGACCTCGTCTGGATGCTCGACGGCCTCGGCATCGAGACCGGCGTCGATCTGGCCGCCCTCACCGCCACGAGCGTGTGGATGGCCGAGCAGCTGGGGCGCCCCAGCCCCTCCCGTACCGTCCGCGCCCTCTCCCACAAGGAGTAA